In Penicillium oxalicum strain HP7-1 chromosome VII, whole genome shotgun sequence, one DNA window encodes the following:
- a CDS encoding Bifunctional cytochrome NADPH reductase, with translation MSTTKEVPIPGPRGVPILGNIYDIEPEVPLNSIDLLADNYGEIFRLTTLGSPRVFISSHELVDEVCNEERFGKIVTQGLKEIRNGTHDGLFTANYPGEENWAIAHRILVPAFGPLMIRGMFDDMYDIATQLVMKWARQGPTTPITVTDDFTRLTLDTIALCALGTRFNSFYHDEMHPFVEAMVGLLGGSGARARRPALLNNLPTSENAKYWNDVSYLRNLSQELVDSRKNNPVDKKDLLNALILGRDPQTGKGMTDGSIVDNMITFLIAGHETTSGMLSFLFYYLLKTPHAYKKAQEEVDRVIGRRKIVVEDMAKLPYITAVMRETLRLKPTAPMIAVHAHPEKNKEDPVTLGGGKYVLQKDEPIVLLLGKMQRDPKVYGPDAEEFRPERMLDEHFEKLPKNAWKPFGNGMRGCIGRPFAWQEALLVVAILLQNFNFQMDNPSYDLRIKQTLTIKPKDFQMRASLRAGLDPTKLGLVLSDTTGMQKDAGVAERERKPKVVPADGKTRPMHIFYGSNTGTCEAFARRLADDAMEYGFAANVSSLDSAMQNIPKEDPVVFITASYEGQPPDNAAHFFQWLSELKGDSLQGVNYAVFGCGHHDWASTFHRIPKAVNELVRENGGNRLCDIGLADAANSDMFTDFDSWGETAFWPAMTANYGGASEQSVKSKSSLQVEVSSGVRASTLGLQLEEGFVVENKLLTKPGVPTKRVIRFKLPSDMAYQCGDYLAVLPVNPSTVVRRAIRRFDLPWDAILPLSPVDSLSKRDVKLLADAAVEDAEVKAELQYIASSPSRFTAEIVQKRISPLDILMRYPSIKLSIGDFLAMLPPMRVRQYSISSSPLSDPSECSITFSVLNAPALSGISEPGSESPEEYLGVASNYLSELQPGERAHISVRPSGSGFKPPVDLQTPMIMACAGSGLAPFRGFVMDRAERIRGRRNSIDATDASETDKPAKAILYVGCRTEGKDDIHAEELAAWAAQGAVDVRWAYSRPSDGSAGKHVQDLMLEDRKELVELFDRGAKIYVCGSTGVGNAVRDACKTMYLERRREVIRDAKESGKELGPEAELDEDTAADRFFDQLRTKSRYATDVFT, from the exons ATGAGCACAACAAAAGAGGTGCCCATTCCTGGGCCACGCGGTGTTCCCATCCTGGGAAACATCTACGATATCGAGCCTGAAGTGCCACTCAACAGCATTGATCTGCTGGCAGACAATTATG GCGAGATCTTCCGCCTGACCACGCTGGGAAGTCCCCGCGTCTTCATCAGCTCTCATGAATTGGTAGATGAGGTGTGTAACGAGGAGCGATTCGGCAAAATCGTCACGCAGGGATTGAAGGAGATTCGCAATGGCACTCACGACGGCCTGTTCACGGCCAACTATCCCGGCGAGGAGAACTGGGCGATCGCGCATCGTATTCTCGTGCCGGCTTTTGGCCCGCTTATGATTCGCGGCATGTTTGATG ACATGTATGACATCGCCACTCAGTTGGTGATGAAATGGGCCCGGCAGGGTCCGACAACACCCATCACCGTCACGGACGATTTCACCCGTCTGACGCTAGACACAATCGCTCTGTGTGCGCTGGGTACCCGATTTAATTCATTCTATCATGATGAAATGCATCCGTTTGTTGAGGCAATGGTGGGACTGCTGGGCGGTTCTGGCGCTCGCGCTCGACGACCTGCACTTCTCAACAACTTGCCTACCAGTGAGAACGCCAAGTACTGGAACGACGTGTCGTATCTGCGAAATCTGTCTCAGGAGCTGGTGGACTCTCGAAAGAACAACCCGGTCGACAAGAAGGATCTGCTCAATGCTTTAATTCTGGGCCGTGATCCCCAGACGGGCAAGGGGATGACGGATGGCTCGATCGTTGACAACATGATCACTTTCTTGATTGCTG GCCATGAGACCACCTCCGGCATGCTTTCATTCCTCTTCTACTACTTGCTCAAGACGCCGCACGCATACAAAAAGGCTCAGGAAGAGGTGGACCGGGTCATTGGCCGACGAAAGATTGTCGTCGAGGATATGGCCAAGCTCCCCTACATCACAGCTGTGATGCGCGAGACTCTTCGTCTGAAGCCCACGGCTCCCATGATTGCCGTGCATGCCCACCCggagaagaacaaggaagacCCCGTGACACTTGGCGGGGGTAAGTATGTTTTGCAAAAGGATGAACCCATCGTCCTGCTTCTGGGCAAGATGCAGCGTGACCCGAAGGTCTACGGACCCGACGCAGAAGAGTTCCGCCCCGAGAGAATGTTGGACGAGCACTTTGAGAAGCTGCCCAAGAACGCCTGGAAGCCATTCGGCAATGGAATGCGTGGGTGTATCGGACGTCCGTTCGCCTGGCAGGAAGCCCTTCTTGTGGTTGCCATTTTGCTTCAGAATTTCAATTTCCAGATGGACAACCCCAGCTATGACCTTCGCATCAAGCAAACGCTCACCATCAAGCCCAAGGACTTCCAGATGCGGGCTTCGCTTCGTGCTGGCCTCGACCCCACCAAACTGGGGCTGGTTCTGAGTGACACGACCGGGATGCAGAAGGATGCTGGTGTCGCTGAACGGGAGAGGAAGCCCAAAGTCGTGCCTGCGGATGGCAAAACTCGGCCCATGCACATTTTCTACGGTAGTAACACGGGAACGTGCGAGGCATTCGCCCGCAGACTGGCGGATGACGCAATGGAATACGGATTCGCCGCAAATGTCAGCTCTCTGGATTCAGCCATGCAGAACATCCCCAAGGAAGACCCGGTCGTGTTCATCACCGCCTCGTACGAGGGTCAACCCCCGGACAATGCAGCTCATTTCTTCCAATGGCTGAGCGAGCTCAAGGGCGACAGCCTGCAGGGAGTCAATTACGCGGTCTTTGGATGCGGACATC ATGATTGGGCTTCTACCTTCCACCGCATCCCCAAGGCCGTGAACGAGCTTGTCCGCGAAAATGGCGGCAACCGGCTCTGCGATATCGGGCTCGCAGATGCAGCCAACTCGGACATGTTTACTGACTTTGATAGTTGGGGTGAGACGGCATTCTGGCCGGCCATGACGGCCAACTATGGTGGTGCTTCGGAACAGAGTGTCAAATCCAAATCCTCGCTTCAAGTTGAAGTGAGCTCCGGCGTGCGCGCGTCCACTCTGGGGTTGCAGCTCGAGGAAGGGTTTGTAGTGGAGAACAAACTCTTGACCAAACCTGGTGTCCCAACCAAGCGTGTGATTCGATTCAAGCTCCCCTCCGACATGGCCTACCAGTGCGGCGATTATCTTGCAGTCTTGCCAGTCAACCCCAGCACCGTCGTTCGTCGCGCAATCCGTCGGTTCGATTTGCCTTGGGATGCCATCTTGC CTTTGTCTCCTGTGGACTCTCTCTCTAAGCGCGACGTCAAGCTCCTTGCCGACGCGGCCGTCGAGGATGCCGAGGTCAAGGCAGAGTTGCAATACATTGCCTCCAGCCCCAGTCGATTCACAGCCGAGATCGTGCAGAAGCGAATCAGTCCATTGGATATTCTGATGCGTTACCCATCCATCAAGCTATCCATTGGTGACTTCCTGGCCATGCTGCCCCCGATGCGGGTACGTCAGTattccatctcctcctcacCGTTGTCCGATCCCTCCGAGTGCTCCATCACCTTCTCCGTTCTGAACGCTCCTGCATTGTCGGGTATCTCCGAGCCCGGCAGTGAGAGCCCCGAAGAATACCTCGGTGTGGCATCCAACTATCTCTCCGAGCTGCAGCCCGGCGAGCGCGCTCACATTTCCGTCCGCCCATCTGGCTCAGGCTTCAAGCCCCCGGTCGATCTTCAGACCCCAATGATCATGGCGTGTGCCGGCAGCGGTCTGGCGCCGTTCCGCGGATTCGTCATGGATCGCGCGGAAAGGATTCGCGGTCGTCGCAATTCGATCGATGCGACCGACGCCTCAGAAACTGATAAGCCTGCCAAGGCCATACTGTACGTGGGCTGCCGCACTGAAGGCAAGGACGACATTCACGCCGAGGAGTTGGCGGCGTGGGCGGCGCAGGGAGCCGTTGATGTTCGCTGGGCCTACAGCCGTCCCTCCGATGGATCGGCCGGCA